The DNA segment ATGACAAGCAAAGATTTTTTAACAATTATTCAAAAAGAGTCAAATAAAAGCGATTATGATAGATACTTAAAACAATTAGTTTATAAAAAAGTATCATCAGATGAGAATATTGCTATTTTTGAAGTAAATAATAAATATATAGCTTCATGGATAAAAAGTAAATTTACAGATTTAATCCAACACTGCTTTGAAATATACAATGGTTCAAAACCAAAAATTGAGATAAGACTAGCTGGTGAAAAAAAAACTAAAAAAGAGATTTTAAAAGAACAAGTTGAAAATGAAACTTCAGAAAGTACTATTTTAAATCCATCTTACACTTTTGATTCATTTGTTGTTGGACCATCAAATCAAATGGCATATAATGCTTCACTAGCTGTTGCCAATAAACCAGGTATTCAATATAACCCACTATTTATTTATGGGGGAACTGGTCTTGGTAAAACTCACCTTTTACAAGCAATTGGAAACCATGCGCTAGAAAAAGGTAAAACTGTTATATATGTTACTATTGAACAATTTATGAACGATTTTACTTTTTCTATAAAAAATAAAAACATGGAACATTTCCGTGCTAAATATAGAAATTGTGATGTTCTACTAATAGATGACGTTCAATTTTTAAGTGGTAAAGAACAAACTCAAGAAGAGTTTTTCCACACATTTAATGAACTTCATAATGCTAAAAAACAAATAGTAATGACAAGTGATAGATTACCTTCACAAATTGCTGGACTTGTTGATAGATTAAGATCAAGATTTGAATGGGGATTAACAGCTGATGTACAAATCCCTGGTCTTGAAACAAAAATAGCTATTATTGAAAAAAAATCTGACTTAAATGGAATCAAATTAAGTAAAGAGATTATTAATTTTATTGCTACATCTTTAGATAATTCAATAAGAGAAATAGAGGGTGTTATCATTAGAATAAATGCTAGTGCATCTTTATTAAATCAAGAAATAAATTTAGCAATGGTTCAAGGTCTTTTAAAAGAACAAATTAAAGAAAACAAAGAAAATATCAAACTTCCTGATATTATAAATATAGTTTCTAGTGAATTAAATATAAAACCTAGTGACATAAAATCAAAAAAAAGAACAGCTGCTGTTGCAAATGCAAGAAGAGTTGTTATTTATCTTGTGAGAGAATTAACACACAATTCTATGCCAGACATTGCAAAAGTACTTGGAATGAAAGATCATAGTTCAATTTCTCACAATATAAAAAAAGCAAATGAATTAATGGAACAAGACGAGAATTTTAAACTTGTAATTCAAAATTTAAAGAATAAAATTATAAATAAGGAGTAGAAGTTTTAAACTGTTATGTGAAAAGATGTGAATATAAACATAAGTTTAATCACTGAGTAAAGTTTCGATTTTACAAGGCTTTAAACTATATTTTCATCTTTTCACATACACCTACTACTTTTACTAAAAATAAACAAAAACATAGGAGAAAAAATGAAGTTTGTAATTACAAAAAATATACTTGAAAATGTTATAGCTTCAATGCAACCTTTTTTAGAAAAAAAAGATTCTAGTGCAATAACATCACATGTATATTTAGAAACAAAAGATAATAAATTAATTGTAAAAGCAACTGATTATGAAATTGGATTAGAAACTACTGTAGAAAATATCTCTGATATAGAAAATGGAAAAACAACAGTTAATGGTAATAATCTATTAGGAATTATTAAAAGATTAAAAAATGAAAACATTACTTTAGAAGCTGATTCAAATAATCTTATAATAAAACAAAATAAATCTGTATTTAAATTACCAACTTATGATGCTAATGAATATCCAAATATAAATAAATATGAAAATTTAAAAGAATTATCAATTTCTACTATAAATTTCATAAACTCTATTAAAAAAATAACTCCTTCAATAGACAATAACAATCCAAAATTTGAATTAAATGGTGCTTTATTAGATATCAAAAGTCAAAAAATAAACTTCGTTTCTACAGATACAAGAAGATTAGCACTATCTTATTTAGAAAATATTTCTAATGATGAAATGCAATTAATTATTCCAAAAAAAGCTATTATAGAAATTCAAAAACTATTTTTAGATAATGCAAAAATTTATTGTGATCAAACAAATTTAATTGTTTCAAATAACAATACAAAATTCTTTACTAAATTAATAAATGGAAAATTCCCTGATTATGAAAGAATTATTCCTTCAACACTAAAATATAGTTTTCCATTACCAAAAAACATTTTGATAGAATCAATTAAACTTGTAACTTCATTATTTTCAAATATAAAAATTACATTTAACCCAAAATATATAATTTTTGAATCATTAGATGAAGATAGTGTAGCTACAACTCAAATAGATATTGATATAAATATTCCTAATGAGTTTTATTTAGCTGTTAATGCAAAATATTTACTTGATTTTTTAAGTACATCAAATAGTGAAAAAATAAAAATAGGATTCAATGAATCGAATTTACCATTTTATTTAGAAGATGATAAATTTTATACAGTTGTAATGCCAATAGTTTTAGAAAAATAATAATAAATAAGGATTTATAAAAATGTCACAACAAGAGTATGGTGCTAGTAATATTAAAGTTTTAAAAGGTCTTGAAGCAGTTAGAAAAAGACCTGGAATGTATATAGGTGATACAAATACAAACGGTCTTCATCACTTAATTTATGAAGTTGTTGATAACTCAATAGATGAAGCAATGGCTGGATTTTGTAAAAATATTAAAGTAACTTTAACAAAAGATGGATGGGCAAAAATTGAAGATGATGGAAGAGGTATTCCTACTGCAATTCACCCAACTGAAGGAATAAGTGCTGCAACTGTTGCTCTTACAGTTTTACATGCTGGTGGAAAATTTGATAAAGATACATATAAAGTTTCTGGAGGACTTCACGGAGTTGGTGTTTCAGTTGTAAATGCTTTATCTAAACATTTAAAAATGACAGTTTATAGAGAAGGAAAAATTCATTATCAAGAGTTTAAAGAAGGAATTCCACAAGGAACTTTAGAAGTAATTGGAGATAGTCCTAGAAAAACTGGAACGACTATAGAGTTTTTAGTTGATGATTCAATTTTTGAAGTTACAAAATATGAATTTAATATTCTTAAAAAAAGATTCAAAGAAGTTGCATATTTAAATCCAATTATTTCTATAACATTAGAAGATGAAGCAGCAAAAATCAAAGAAGTTTACCATTTTGAAGGTGGTATCAAACAATTTGTTGCTGATTTAAATAAAGAAACAGCTTTATGTGAAGTTATGCATTTTAGTGACAAAGTTGATGGTGTTGAAGTTGACATTGCTATGATGTATAACGATACATACATTGAAAAAACTTTATCTTTTGTAAATAATATTAGAACAATAGATGGGGGAACTCATGAAGCTGGATTTAAAGCAGGACTTACAAGAAGTATTTCAAAATATTTAAGTGAAAATGCAGCAGCTAGAGAAAAAGATGCAAAAATTACAGGTGATGATGTAAGAGAAGGTCTTATTGCAGTTGTTTCTGTAAAAGTTCCAGAACCTCAATTTGAAGGTCAAACAAAAGGAAAATTAGGAAGTTCTTATGTAAGACCAATCGCACAAAAACTTACAAGTGATAATTTAGATAAATATTTTGAAGAAAATCCAACACATGCACGTGCAGTAATGGAAAAAGCTTTAATGGCAGCAAGAGGTAGAGAGGCTGCTAAAAAAGCAAGAGAATTGACTAGAAAAAAAGATTCAATGAGTGTAGGAACACTTCCTGGAAAACTTGCAGATTGTCAAAGTAAAGATCCAACAATTAAAGAATTATATTTAGTTGAGGGTGACTCTGCAGGAGGTTCTGCAAAACAAGGAAGAGATAGAGTTTATCAAGCAATCTTACCTTTAAAAGGTAAAATTTTAAATGTTGAAAAATCTAGACTTGATAAAATTTTAAAATCAGATGAGATTAGAAATATTATTACAGCTTTAGGATGTGGAATTGGTGAAGATTTTGATGAAGAAAAAATTAGATATCATAAAATCATCATTATGACCGATGCCGACGTTGATGGTAGTCATATTCAAACACTGCTTTTAACTTTCTTCTTTAGATTCTTAAGACCAGTTGTTGAAAAAGGGTATTTATATATTGCTCAACCACCTTTATATAGATATAAAAAAGGTAAAAATGAAATATATTTAAAAGATAATGGAGCATTATCTGCATATTTAATTGAAAATGGTCTTGAAAATTTTGAATTTGAGGGAATGGGATATAATGACTTATTAGATCTATTCAAACAAGTTGCAAGATATAGATCTATGCTTGAACAGTTAGGAAAAAGATACTCTTTACTTGAAGTATTAAAACATTTAATTGAAAATAGTGATTTAGTAAATTTAGAATTTAGCACTTTATATGAAAAAGTAAAAGAATTTTTAGAAGCAAAAGGTTATAACATACTTTCTAAAACTTTAACAGAAGATAAAATTCAGCTTTTTGTTCAAACAAATGAAGGTTTAGAAGAGTTAATTATTGATGATGAACTTTTTGCATCTCCATATTTTAGTGAATCTACATTTATTTTTAATAAATTAAAAGAGAGAGATTTAACACTATTTGAAGGAAAAGATTTAATTGAACTTCTTGAAGAAATTGAAAGTCTTGCAAAAAAAGGTGCATATATTCAAAGATATAAAGGTCTTGGAGAGATGAACCCAGAACAACTTTGGGAAACAACAATGACTCCTGAGAATAGAAGGCTTTTAAGAGTTAAAATTGAAGATGCAGAAACAGCTAGTGATACATTTACACTATTTATGGGTGATGAAGTAGAACCTAGAAGAAATTATATTGAGTCGCATGCTAAAGATGTTGAACATCTTGATGTATAAAAGGAGAAGAAAATAATGGAAATAAAATATGGTGAAAAAGAAATTTTAGAATTTGATATAAATAATTCTGAAAATTTTTGGCCAAATGAGCATGAAAAAAATTATACAATAGATATTGAATTACCTGAATTTATGGCAAAATGCCCAAGAAGTGGTTATCCAGATTTTGCAACAATCAAAATTCAATATATTCCAAATAAAAGAGTTATAGAATTAAAAGCTTTAAAAATATATATTAACTCTTTTATGAATAGATATATTTCTCATGAAAATTCTGCAAATGAAATATTTGATACACTATTTAACAAATTAGAACCAAAATGGCTTAAAGTTATAGCTGATTTTAAACCTAGAGGAAATGTTCATACAATTATCGAAATAGATAGTTCTAAAATATAAGCGAGAGTAAACTTGGAAAGATTGGTTAGTAC comes from the Aliarcobacter cibarius genome and includes:
- the dnaA gene encoding chromosomal replication initiator protein DnaA, which translates into the protein MTSKDFLTIIQKESNKSDYDRYLKQLVYKKVSSDENIAIFEVNNKYIASWIKSKFTDLIQHCFEIYNGSKPKIEIRLAGEKKTKKEILKEQVENETSESTILNPSYTFDSFVVGPSNQMAYNASLAVANKPGIQYNPLFIYGGTGLGKTHLLQAIGNHALEKGKTVIYVTIEQFMNDFTFSIKNKNMEHFRAKYRNCDVLLIDDVQFLSGKEQTQEEFFHTFNELHNAKKQIVMTSDRLPSQIAGLVDRLRSRFEWGLTADVQIPGLETKIAIIEKKSDLNGIKLSKEIINFIATSLDNSIREIEGVIIRINASASLLNQEINLAMVQGLLKEQIKENKENIKLPDIINIVSSELNIKPSDIKSKKRTAAVANARRVVIYLVRELTHNSMPDIAKVLGMKDHSSISHNIKKANELMEQDENFKLVIQNLKNKIINKE
- the dnaN gene encoding DNA polymerase III subunit beta, with the protein product MKFVITKNILENVIASMQPFLEKKDSSAITSHVYLETKDNKLIVKATDYEIGLETTVENISDIENGKTTVNGNNLLGIIKRLKNENITLEADSNNLIIKQNKSVFKLPTYDANEYPNINKYENLKELSISTINFINSIKKITPSIDNNNPKFELNGALLDIKSQKINFVSTDTRRLALSYLENISNDEMQLIIPKKAIIEIQKLFLDNAKIYCDQTNLIVSNNNTKFFTKLINGKFPDYERIIPSTLKYSFPLPKNILIESIKLVTSLFSNIKITFNPKYIIFESLDEDSVATTQIDIDINIPNEFYLAVNAKYLLDFLSTSNSEKIKIGFNESNLPFYLEDDKFYTVVMPIVLEK
- the gyrB gene encoding DNA topoisomerase (ATP-hydrolyzing) subunit B, with the protein product MSQQEYGASNIKVLKGLEAVRKRPGMYIGDTNTNGLHHLIYEVVDNSIDEAMAGFCKNIKVTLTKDGWAKIEDDGRGIPTAIHPTEGISAATVALTVLHAGGKFDKDTYKVSGGLHGVGVSVVNALSKHLKMTVYREGKIHYQEFKEGIPQGTLEVIGDSPRKTGTTIEFLVDDSIFEVTKYEFNILKKRFKEVAYLNPIISITLEDEAAKIKEVYHFEGGIKQFVADLNKETALCEVMHFSDKVDGVEVDIAMMYNDTYIEKTLSFVNNIRTIDGGTHEAGFKAGLTRSISKYLSENAAAREKDAKITGDDVREGLIAVVSVKVPEPQFEGQTKGKLGSSYVRPIAQKLTSDNLDKYFEENPTHARAVMEKALMAARGREAAKKARELTRKKDSMSVGTLPGKLADCQSKDPTIKELYLVEGDSAGGSAKQGRDRVYQAILPLKGKILNVEKSRLDKILKSDEIRNIITALGCGIGEDFDEEKIRYHKIIIMTDADVDGSHIQTLLLTFFFRFLRPVVEKGYLYIAQPPLYRYKKGKNEIYLKDNGALSAYLIENGLENFEFEGMGYNDLLDLFKQVARYRSMLEQLGKRYSLLEVLKHLIENSDLVNLEFSTLYEKVKEFLEAKGYNILSKTLTEDKIQLFVQTNEGLEELIIDDELFASPYFSESTFIFNKLKERDLTLFEGKDLIELLEEIESLAKKGAYIQRYKGLGEMNPEQLWETTMTPENRRLLRVKIEDAETASDTFTLFMGDEVEPRRNYIESHAKDVEHLDV
- the queF gene encoding preQ(1) synthase; amino-acid sequence: MKYGEKEILEFDINNSENFWPNEHEKNYTIDIELPEFMAKCPRSGYPDFATIKIQYIPNKRVIELKALKIYINSFMNRYISHENSANEIFDTLFNKLEPKWLKVIADFKPRGNVHTIIEIDSSKI